The DNA window TGGTGGTTTGAGTTGCCCCACACCCAATTACCAACGAAGGCGCCTTCCTCCGTGAATACTATAAAACTCGACATGGGGACAATATATTCGATTGTTGGGGAACTGGGTCGGTTGTCTGACTGATGACACTTTAAAGACTTCTCCCAAAAGAGTTGATCCTTTCAACACtaaatatctcttttttttttatttgataattaaaaaaatcacttatttgaattcatattttattaaccTCCGTTTAAATGTTGAGCTGGTTGTTTAAGTTTAATTGGGGAAAACTTTTAGGTTTTAAAAAATGACTCGATTGTGTTGGGTTTGAACTCTAATATTCAATGCTTGAAATTGTCTCGATCCAACTTGTTTTACAATTGCATATatgttaaaaattgaaaatttagaagaaaatatataaaaataatatttgatgtaCTATCGATGCATAAGTCTCGTACACCGTTAATGAACTACATTAAATCACCTAATcaataagtaaaatagaataaatttttgaggacttataaataaataccgATAAGTgtatttaagtttataatattatttttaaataaaatttaaaatttgggggAAGAAAATAATGGGAGTAGAAGGGCCTTTAGCTTTGTCTTGGCCCAGCAATTTCAACAGGAACTACAATAAAAGAGACAAAATGGACAAGGGCTAAGTTAAGTTATTAGTCCATCTTGGCCCACACATATTTGTGGCAGattatttgaaatttcaattttgacaCTTTTGACAAAAGCTAAGGTCTTGGATCTTCAAAACTTCGATTCGGGTCTCATCTTTTGTAATTGCAATGTGTcgattttgttcaattttttgtcTATTGTGTTTTATATTTAGATGGATTCTACATGTAATTTGCACCTATATTGTACTTGTAATTTATTGTctttggtaaaagtatcatgaaggcTAATGTATtaggagttggattgcattttaccCCTCTATTGTAAAAATGGGCAAATCAATCCCTGTCCATTAGTTCAAACAGAAAAATggtcctttttgttaaaaattaatttcatccatttttattgttaaaactgGTGAAATTGAAAAAATAACCAAACAGTGATATGTGGCGTTCCATGCATACATTatgttgatgaaatttttaacaaaaatgactaatttaaaatgcaaaaaaaacccaaacttaaaaatttgatttaatcataacAAGTAAATATTATGAATTCGTTCGATTCAAACTCGAATATGAAAGAATCCGAAAATGACTCACACAAGTAatctgaaaatatatatatatttaaaaaactaatttattgaaaataaaacctaatatatattattaatttatttcaatttataattttgatattaatttttatttcgtTGAAGAAAATCTAAacatgtaaataatgaaaaatgctaatttttattgttgtattatttttttgtattatttgtttttgttgaaaaaattaaaatatcaatttaatattaatggAAGTATTAATCAACATGCCAAGTCAGCAAATTCCGATGAAAAATACTAATGGAGTTAATGATTGGATTGGGATTTTTGAACTAGAAAAGTAggacttaattttaaaaattttaagtatatgggctaaatttcaatttttgtataAGTATAGGGACTACAACAAATTTTGACCGATTTGTAATTGGGATAATGTTAATGGGCCCAACGATATGATTTGGTAAGGATCCAATAACCTTGCTTTCTTAGCTAATGTCTTTTTGGATATTCTAAAGTAgcccctaaattttaaaatactttagttTAGTCCTTAGCATATCAATATTGTATCAATGAGGTCCTTTGGTGAACCTATCTATCAGCTTTGACGTTAAATATCAGCTCAAATTTAATGCATagcatatttaaaacatgtaaacCAAATTGTAAATACATGAGTGAATACTTTGGATTAGAGCTGTTCATGGTTTGGGCATAGTCGAGCCGCGACTCGATTCCAGAAAAATTCATGTCCAAACTTGTTTTTGAATCGATTGGATCCAAAACAATTAgctacaaatatatataaaaaatcatataatctTATAGGCAAATATCCACTAAACAATTTTGTTCTTATTTCCCAAaataagaatttatttatttatttttctttgtatttgaTTAAACCAAgactaatatttattatttttttaatgcagACATCGTATTCTATACATTATTGTAATGTTTTAATAACGAGTGATtattgtcgattgagtcttaccTCGATTGGTATAGGTATTGTTACCAATGCAGCAGAATATGGCTTCGAgtgtgctgaagcgcattatcctcttatttatgggttggagaggAGCTATAGATAGTGTTAGATAtcgaaattgttaaaaaaaaataataatgggtgAATACTGcttgaaatgatttttaattattatttatgtacGTTAATCATAGTCATTAATAACTGTTTGCTTTATCTAgtgttttcttaaaaattattgtaaacaaaaaaaaccacaataataaaaaaagttaattgcCTAAGatgacattaaattttaaaatatttcaatttagtcatcaAACTATCATTATAATTCAATTCTACcccttctttaattttttttctacctTCCCCTATGTATACGTGTTTATAATTTAATCGCATGTTTAAACATGCTCCATGTCGTATCTAAATCTGACATTTAATGCCTAAATTAACAGCTAGGTTGATAGGGTgacttgattgatatgatataGATATTTTGAGGACTCATTTAAAACGTTTTCAAGTTTAGCtacaaactaaaattttgaatcatACTTAAGGGTACATGGTGCAATTAACCCTAATATAAATACGttaacaattaaaaatacaaattcatttataacttaataacaaaattttgatcttatcatatctgttctttttgatgTAATGCCTATAACTATCCATAGTCCCttctcaacccttaaataggaggataacgTGTTTCAGCTAGCGTActtgaacccacgtcctcctgcacTGGCAACAATGTCGATGctaatcgagctaaaactcaatcatCATTAATATATCGATAATTGAATAaacttttttacaaataattaaactattttataaaagGATTTTAGTAGATATTCAGACTTCAATTTGAATAGGTATTATCATATTGTTTACTTTCGGCTGGTCATGATGAAAGTATCGAAaggtacatatatttatatttgattccCATTTAGTTAGTCAAAAAGAATGGGTTGAAATTTGAAACCCATTTTTTTTTATTGAGAAAAATCAGTATGAACATAGAAATTAGAAACTATtgagtttatttaattattaatataatgtatttttattatttaaatagtaaaacatgttattttgattGATCAATGTATTTGGAGGCCgtttgagtcttagctcgattagcATAAATATTGTTGTCAATCTAGGAAGACGTGGATTCGAGTGttctgaaacgcattatcctcctgtttatgggttggggagaggCTATTGATAGTTCTAAGCattgtgtaaataaataaaaaaaagtactaGGGGTGTGTAATTGAGTTGAGCTGAACTTGAAATTTAAGGTTCGGTACTCATTTGAGTTTGACTCGAGATTTAATTGAATTACTCAAACTCAAGTAAACTcgttttatcaatttttataatcAAGTTCAATTAAATCTGTTTATTTTTTTAGCTTGAGTTCATTTATACTTACATTATTTCTatgtaataatagtaaaatatcattttatattataaaaatgcatTAAAATGAAAAACTTAATCAGATTAACGAGTCattctaattaaatattaaaaaatttaatatttaactcaataattatcaaatgaaatttaaaagtaTTCAAGTCAAACTCGAATAACTCGTGATTATTGATCTCCCATATATATGCttataatgtataaatttattccaaaaattgCAATAATTCTATGAAGTCAACAAATGAGAAAATAAAACGTTAATTTTGGACTTTCCACTTCAATTTCTTTTACTCTTTTATATTATTCCTTTGTTATGAGATTTTTTTAGTAAGGtggtcgattgagtcttagtttgattAGTATGGACATTGTTGTTAATGTAAGAGAACGTAGATTCGAGTGTGTTGAGCAGATTATCCTCGTATTTATAAGTTGGAGAGggactatgggtagttctagacattatGTTAAAAGAACagataaaatcaaaatatattatgaaattattcaaagaaacATAATGTCgaatggaaaataaaaagttttcacaatattttcatttacaatttcttttaaaaatattttcaacctATTTTATaccaaaaatctcaattgatCCAAgtatcataaaaattttaaaaaaaatttgtcacCTAATTTAAGGAATATAATATTATCTTTAATAGTAAGATTATCGGAATGTAAGATTACTAAATACATTACTAGGCATGTTATATTATCCCGTTTAGTTCATTCTGATAATGTATAAAAGTATATTTTACTAATTTGTTGTTGTTATTGACAATTAAAACtatgaattttaataaaaattttaagactTACCAAttacaataatattattaaatatttaaagtaaatagtttttaataataaatattattgaaaaatactaaaatacaTCAATGTCGTCTTTTAATTAATaagagtaattttgtaaatcatcacgtttctaaaaataaaattgtttagtGAACCAAACGTGTCAATATAATTTACCTGGGATTTTAATGAATACTTCGATGTACATCATATATTGTAAAACAATATTTCGAGCAATCATATTCCCATCAATTGTATTCCAAGAAATCACATTCCAATAGAATCGTTAGCTGAGAATGCACGTAAAACTTGGTAGTTCATAGATCAAATGGTACTGTATATAAagatatatcattttaaatttcaggtgagtatttggtacactgacaatatatattttttattccacaagcaattttaaaaatttgacatgtttttcttgttttaatatatatatatatatataactttttaatGGTTTACTATATCCATACAAGACAATTGCCAATCCCTTAATCTTActtgtggagtttaaaaactCCATTGATAGTGCAATGTACCGaatattttctcttaaatttttacGTAATATATTTATATCTACATAGTTAAATAAAATTTGACTGAGTTTGTGTTACAAATTAACCGAACATCAATTAACTTGTGCTACAAACTCAATTAGGAAACAActtaaaaaccaatttttttttaagaaatcaaTGAATATTATTACAATGGTGTTattgattttaatatatatatatatttgtatacatCTTTAAATAAAACAATCAAAAAAACCAAATGTCTAAGGGTTGAACTCGAGATTAATAAAGATTCGTACATAAATCTTTTACCACCTCACCtatgatttaattaaagaataattatttttaatacattataCATATTTCTGTTTCACACATATAGTGGATGATATAATTTATGAAGTTCTTAAATGAGGTAGTGTCACGAGTTAAGTGATATTAACTTAATTGGAagcaaatttttaatttatcgtGAGTGTGATATAACTTATATaagtttttttgggggggggggcaaattagtcattgtatgttagatcaaagaataaattggtcatttctgttaaaaGATTAGTGTGGTTGACGAAATATCCAAACAGTTACATGTAGTTTGCGACATGCACCTTATGCTGACGTACagagaccaatttttaacaataaaaattgatgaaatttgtaACAGAAATACCAATTTACTCATTGGTTTAATGTATAGGATTAGGAACTaatttgttctcttttttttaataaagggaGCAAAACGCAATCCGATCTCATCATAAGAGACTCCATAACAAGTTTTCAAGTATTAACTTCTcatcttgtatatatatatatatttcaaaaatacaattttcatacaaaatatacatttattttttttttaccaatttttGTGGGTATATACCATATTCAACTCTCTACAAAAACTTCCCTCCTCTTGAAAATCTAGTATATAAAGTAACCTTTTTTTCAAAAACTCCCACTGCCTTTGAAAaacactatttttttaattatcatataaatcatgttttttttaaaatcaataattttCTTTTCACCCACCTAATAAGACAATCTAGTGGatacataaaatttgaaaaaataataaataaaataaaaaaggaaatcattagctttatttatttatttacataaaagATATTGTGGTTGTCCTTTGCAAGTCATTCTTTTTAGACCCCACATTGAAATTTCATCACTAGTTCCACACTAacgataatttatatatatatatgtgtctcGAAATTTGATAACTCGTGAGAATTTAACTAACCTTTTATATTATCCTTTGTACATATATACTTTTTAACTAGGGtggttgattgagtcttaactcgattagtaGTGATGTTATTGTCAGCACAAGAACATGTGCATTAATTCGAATGTGCTGAAACACGTTTATCCTCCTATTTGAAGGTTGAGATGGGATTATGGGCAGCTTTTAAACATTGTATCAACTTATAAAAACTTTTAGATATATGGTTTAACAATtgaattagattttaaaaaagaACTGTAAGTGCGAAGAAtttgatgtttagaaatttaacaCTCGAATATATATTTAATCCGGAACAAAAAGCTTGAGGAAATCAATatatattaagaaattttattgtgtCAAAACTTGTTTGAAGTCGTGGTTAGTATTTTTGTCTAACAAGTAAATAAGATCACGAGCTCAAAATTCGAGATCACTATTATTTGAATTTAGCTCATTTCGATTATACCCCTCacttttagggttttaaattcgaatatgatggaagaaaaatgaaagagtagAAGAGCTTTGTCTCCATTTAAAAGTTTGAGTCTAGATTTGATCGGGATCTAACGTGATTATTGAATacataaaaaaactattttttttctaggAGATcattatgtatattttaaatttccaTTTAAAGTCGAATATGGAGGAAAAATAAAAGAGTCGGAAGAATTTTACCTCGATTTAAAAGTTCGACTCTAAATTTAATCGGAATCTAATACGAATATTCAATACTTAAAAagaattactttttttttccctaagagatcattatatatattttaaaaccctAAAGGCAAAATACCACCGAAAGAGAGCATTTCTGAAACATTTTGATTTCAGAAACTTTTTAagtcaaaagaaaaacaaaaaaagcatGCAGCCGGAGAATTTCGAGCTCTACCGTTTCCTCGCCGAAAACGGCGTCGGATCCTACGGCGGCTTTCCTTCCGGTTCCGAGTTTCCGGCTATGCAAAGCTTCTCCAGTTCCTCGACGTATTACCCTTTGGAGATGTCCGGTGTTACCACCGAAACGACACCGCATGATAAAGCACTTGCGGCGTTGAAGAACCACAAGGAGGCGGAGAAGCGGCGGAGAGAGAGAATTAACTCGCATCTCAACAGGCTTAGAGCCCTTCTCCCTTGTAATTCTaaggtaatatatatattaaattacttttaatttttttttggtggcTATTTTCTGCATCGATGGAGCTACAGTGCTACACTGCgtgtgttcatatatatatatatataagtttttagGTAATTTGAAGCTTTAACACAATTGGGTTTTCGATGATGGACtggaaactttttttttttaaatttcatgctTCGCAGTGGAATTTTGATGTCGTTTTCggtatgaaaatattttttttctttggtcaAATTCTGGTTTTAGTTCTTCTACTATGCTTGAATTTGTTTAGTCCTATGATAGTTTGGTGTGTGTACTTTTATCATGTCATTAATTAATTCATTAACTATTTTAGTTTGAACTAACTAATAACACTACATAAAATTATAGTAAAAGGAGAAAGTATGCAGAATTTAAATACAAGGATTAAATCCTCAATTTGATCATAATAAAAGGACCAAAACTATAATTTGAGCTTCTTTGTTGTTGTAAATTACTTAATTGTGTTAAttacttttctaaaaaaaatatcaaatggtTTTTCATTTTGATTCGTTTGTTTTGTATGCATGGTTGAACGTTGAGTTTTTCTCTTTGTAGACTGTTTGTTTACCgagaaaaaaaaatagtagacATAGAAAATTTCGACTATTTACAGTCAAATATGACTTGACGTTTTCCTAACACAATTATTTCGAGTCGTTTCAGCTATTAAtcattgaaaataatattttatatataaatagaaAGATTccaaatttcttaattaatcaccaataattacatatatatacatatatagtgttgtacttatttgtttattttcctGGGAAAAAAATTACTTTCCCTAGAAAATTTTAAGAGTTCTTTCAGATTCTAAAATCTTGGGATTCATTAAagcttttgaaagaaaaaaaagggttcaAAACAGCTTTAAAAGGAaagatttcatttattttttctctaGGGCATGTAGGAAAGTGCATAAGCTTTTAAAGGAAACACATTTCATTTAAAGAAAATTATCGTTTTGGCCCTTTTactataattaaatttgaaattcaatccatgtactttaatttgacataattattGATTCTTTttcgttttttcttttttaataatgtcATTAGTTTGCCTAAATAgctaactttttttattaaaatattgaatgctgaaatgatttttttggtgaTTGAATGGATATCTTAAggaaaaatttatagtttttttttgttaattatttatactgattaataacattataaataatAGAGGACTAAATcatgtcaaattaaaaataagaattaaatttgaaattttagtataataGAGGGACCAATGATAAATTTTGACCATATATAAGATATATTAGAAAAAAGATAATTATTTGGTACACATGggatgaaaatttttaactctAAAAGCGAGGTTTAGATTTTGCCACatgtcttatttatttatttttaaaaaattttaaataccaacATTATTATTATCGATTTTTAATTGAATCGTTAGACTAATAGATTTCTAATCAACCGGTTGAACCGGCTTGTCTGATCCGATTTTTAcgatcttttgtttttttcttcagACAGACAAGGCTTCACTTCTAGCAAAGGTGGTCCAACGAGTAAAAGAACTAAAAGAGCAAGCCCTCGAGACAACTGAGCTCGACAACTTGCCATCGGAAACTGACGAGATCACTGTGCTCTCGTGCGATTACTCGGGCGACGGGAGGTTGATATTCAAGGCCTCGTTGTGTTGCGAGGACAGATCCGATCTTTTACCCGAATTAATCGACATCCTAAAGTCCTTACACTTGAAGACCCTGAAAGCCGAGATGGCGACGCTCGGTGGACGGATTCGCAACGTATTCATCGTATCTGCCGACAAGGATCATAGCATCGAGTCAGTCCATTTCTTACAAAATGCATTGAAATCTTTGCTTGAACGTTCCAATCCGAGTGATAGGTCTAAAAGGAGAAGAGTATtggaccataaaataataatgtagtattgaccatatatataaattatccaTAGCCATTGTTTAAAAGTATCAttttcaaggttttttttttttttagagtgGGTTTTTTTTCCCTAGTGTGACATGTATTTTAATTCCATGGtgggttttgtttatttttgtgttttctttggatgaaaaagaaaaaatagggaAAAGAACTTTGTGTGTTGTAGAATTATTAGGGTTTTAGTGCCACTTTGCTCAGTTATATATAAatgttcaaattttaattttcatcctTGAGTTGTTCTCAATTTAGAGATTCAGTCCTTactattttacattgtttttaatACAAATTCCCAAATTGCTCACAAACCCCTAAATTGGAGGATAATACATGCTTAGACAAACAACCTCTCCAAGTTGTAACGACAATGATGGCAACTGAGCTAATATTCAATTGGTTTTATTTGACATTATTTAATccttatgattttattaatttaatgtattttttttggTCTAAAAGTCAATCGatgtagaattttcttttaaaaaacttGTTGAGGGAGGGTGGCTCTTTCGTGATATGTTTTTGAAGTGTAATCTGTCGAACAACCAGCCGAGGCCCCAACAATTTTAAGGTATTGTCCTTATATTGGTGTTTTGGTTCCCTCATTTACCGAGAACCATGTAGAATTCGTAGAAGGGAAGCATCTCAGTTGGTGGAGATGTTAAAAAAGACTTTGATAATGCaataaaataatcacaaaataagaaaaataagaatatagGTTTTACGTGGAAACCATTTCGGGGAAAAAAATCACGAGCAGAGAataagaaattcactaatgttgaaaaataaattatacaagaggagtttcgactacatctatttaaaggttgaaaaactttattctaatcaatgccgaataaaagaagtgtagttctatacggATTCTACATGTGTCACTGTTTTGCCTTGAGCCCCACAGAGATCCCCTTATTTTGtcactgtattttatttttttaacaatgatttgtatcacacaactctaacagcAGATACGAAGTATGACTTACAAAACTCAAAGGAAAAGTGACAGTATAGTGCATAGTGATAATTACGTACTCACTTGCATACTCGAACCACCAACCTAAGGCAATTTGTATGTAATAAATTAGCAAATCAACGGTTCAAGTTCACGAGTTTACTAACAATTGAAATAACTTTTCACAAAATTCCaacaaattaaattgaattaaaaggaCTAATTCATCAATTTCCATAAAGTAAAGGGAtggaattttagtagtaaaaaaaGCAGCTGTTTGTGTGAGTTTCGATGAGTTTCGAAGATCACGTATTTTGTTTTCTGCACTGAGTTTGGAAAGATTTTAAAGCTTCTTCAACAATTCTATTTACACccaaattcctttttttttaaataaaataaattgaattattaaactTTTTAgagtattaaaaatataagttttcattaaattaaaagaataaaagggttaaattaaaatatatatatttaaaagggACTAAAAAAAATTGTACCATTTAATCAAGG is part of the Gossypium hirsutum isolate 1008001.06 chromosome D11, Gossypium_hirsutum_v2.1, whole genome shotgun sequence genome and encodes:
- the LOC107925712 gene encoding transcription factor bHLH106, translated to MQPENFELYRFLAENGVGSYGGFPSGSEFPAMQSFSSSSTYYPLEMSGVTTETTPHDKALAALKNHKEAEKRRRERINSHLNRLRALLPCNSKTDKASLLAKVVQRVKELKEQALETTELDNLPSETDEITVLSCDYSGDGRLIFKASLCCEDRSDLLPELIDILKSLHLKTLKAEMATLGGRIRNVFIVSADKDHSIESVHFLQNALKSLLERSNPSDRSKRRRVLDHKIIM